A window of Pseudocalidococcus azoricus BACA0444 contains these coding sequences:
- the chrA gene encoding chromate efflux transporter — MSPSQEIPPPPRPYQDLSPPEQRQRLQELALVFLKLGTFAFGGPAAHLAMMDEEVVGRRQWLTREKLLDLIGITNLIPGPNSTELAIYIGAERAGWRGLIVAGCCFILPAMLIVWGLAALYVQTAQVPQVEWLLYGIKPVIIAIVLQALWKLGRKAIKDNVTLVAAGAAVGAYFLGWSEVLALAVLGLGVMLIKAWQGGNQITPGLVGLPMGVSAQVTTATPELPVGWVNVFLIFLKIGLVLYGGGYVLLAFVQREFVEQTHWLTSQQLLDAVAIGQVTPGPLFTTATFIGYLLAGNSGAVAGTVGIFLPSFLLVALINPWVNHLRRSAWVAGALDGVNAAALGLMAGVMVTLTQAAVVDAVTIGVAVVSGIILFKWKVNSAWLILAGGLVGFLTQDIGTTG, encoded by the coding sequence ATGTCACCCTCCCAGGAAATTCCGCCCCCACCCCGCCCCTATCAAGACCTATCTCCACCGGAGCAACGCCAACGCCTACAAGAATTGGCTCTAGTCTTTTTAAAACTGGGCACCTTTGCCTTTGGGGGACCGGCAGCGCACTTGGCGATGATGGATGAGGAGGTGGTCGGGCGGCGGCAGTGGTTAACCCGCGAAAAACTTTTAGACTTAATCGGGATTACGAACCTGATTCCCGGCCCCAACTCCACGGAACTGGCCATTTATATCGGGGCAGAACGGGCCGGTTGGCGCGGCCTAATTGTGGCCGGATGCTGTTTTATTTTGCCAGCGATGCTGATTGTCTGGGGCTTGGCAGCACTCTATGTCCAAACGGCCCAAGTGCCTCAAGTGGAATGGCTTCTTTATGGCATTAAGCCGGTGATCATTGCCATTGTCCTCCAGGCCCTTTGGAAACTGGGTCGGAAAGCGATCAAGGACAACGTAACTCTCGTGGCGGCGGGGGCGGCGGTAGGGGCTTATTTCCTCGGGTGGTCAGAAGTTTTAGCCCTCGCAGTGTTGGGGTTAGGGGTCATGCTGATCAAGGCCTGGCAAGGAGGCAACCAGATCACGCCTGGCCTGGTGGGGCTGCCCATGGGGGTATCGGCCCAAGTTACAACTGCGACTCCAGAACTGCCCGTGGGTTGGGTCAATGTTTTTTTAATTTTTCTGAAAATTGGACTAGTCCTGTACGGCGGCGGCTATGTTTTATTGGCATTTGTCCAGCGAGAATTTGTCGAGCAAACCCATTGGCTCACCTCTCAGCAGTTATTGGACGCAGTGGCCATTGGCCAAGTGACTCCGGGGCCACTATTTACAACCGCCACATTTATTGGCTATCTCCTGGCGGGGAATTCGGGGGCGGTGGCAGGGACGGTGGGAATTTTCTTACCTTCCTTTCTGCTGGTGGCACTGATCAATCCCTGGGTCAATCACTTAAGACGCTCGGCCTGGGTGGCTGGGGCTTTGGATGGGGTGAATGCAGCGGCGTTGGGGCTTATGGCTGGGGTGATGGTGACTTTAACTCAGGCGGCAGTGGTGGATGCGGTCACGATTGGGGTGGCGGTTGTCAGTGGGATAATTTTATTTAAGTGGAAAGTTAACTCGGCCTGGTTAATTTTAGCCGGGGGCCTGGTTGGTTTTCTCACCCAGGATATAGGAACCACGGGTTAA